The Prionailurus bengalensis isolate Pbe53 chromosome A3, Fcat_Pben_1.1_paternal_pri, whole genome shotgun sequence genome includes a window with the following:
- the LOC122466971 gene encoding sulfotransferase 1C2: MALTTELRTQLQLREVAGIPLQASTVDNWSQIQNFEAKPDDLLICTYPKSGTTWIQEIVDMIEQNGDVEKCQRAVIQHRHPFIEWARPPQPSGVEKAKAMPSPRILRTHLPIQLLPPSFWENNCKFLYVARNAKDCMVSYYHFQRMNQMLPDPGTWEEYFETFINGKVGWGSWYDHVKGWWEMKDRYQILFLFFEDIKRDPKQEIQKVMQFMGKSLHETVLDKIVQETSFEKMKENPMTNRSTVPKSILDQSISPFMRKGTVGDWKNHFTVVQSERFDEIYRQKMEGTSINFCMEL; the protein is encoded by the exons ATGGCCCTGACCACAGAGTTGAGGACACAGCTACAACTGAGAGAGGTGGCAGGGATCCCCCTGCAGGCTAGCACTGTGGACAACTGGAGCCAGATCCAGAACTTTGAGGCCAAGCCAGATGATCTCCTCATCTGTACCTACCCTAAATCAG GGACCACGTGGATTCAGGAAATTGTGGACATGATTGAGCAGAATGGAGATGTGGAGAAATGTCAGAGAGCCGTAATTCAACACCGCCATCCATTCATCGAGTGGGCTCGGCCACCCCAGCCCTCTG GGGTGGAAAAAGCCAAAGCAATGCCCTCTCCACGGATACTAAGGACTCACCTTCCAATTCAGCTCTTGCCTCCATCTTTCTGGGAAAATAACTGCAAG TTCCTTTATGTGGCTCGAAATGCCAAAGACTGCATGGTTTCCTACTACCATTTCCAAAGGATGAATCAAATGCTTCCTGACCCTGGCACCTGGGAAGAGTATTTTGAAACCTTCATCAATGGGAAAG TGGGCTGGGGTTCCTGGTATGACCATGTAAAGGGATGGTGGGAGATGAAAGACAGATAccagattctcttcctcttctttgagGACATAAAACGG GACCCAAAGCAAGAAATTCAGAAAGTGATGCAGTTCATGGGAAAGAGCTTGCATGAAACAGTGCTAGATAAAATTGTCCAAGAGACgtcatttgagaaaatgaaagaaaatcccATGACAAATCGATCTACAGTTCCCAAATCCATCCTGGACCAGTCCATTTCCCCCTTCATGAGAAAAG GAACTGTGGGGGATTGGAAAAACCACTTCACTGTGGTTCAGAGTGAAAGATTTGATGAAATCTACAGACAAAAGATGGAAGGAACCTCAATAAATTTCTGCATGGAACTCTGA